One genomic region from Bacillota bacterium encodes:
- a CDS encoding phytanoyl-CoA dioxygenase family protein translates to MTTQFISDEQWCEYFKNGYLRLGKVMSDEELEQMRQRIDDIMLGKANIDYDRLLMQLDSDTGRYEDAPEQTLGFKGATLNYRKIQNLEYDPVFLRYMQKPLFREICATVYGAHVPIACYRAMFMNKPAQKGTILPWHQDAGLQWGLDRDPVVTVWTALDPATKENGCVRVVPGTHRLGLLSEWGHTITPEQEAMYCPEDKVVYLEAEAGEAILLHNWLLHGSGVNTIDIPRRAFSVCYMDGRTRRLSDGSTFPIIFGKGALVPEQLEAGTPV, encoded by the coding sequence ATGACGACTCAATTCATCAGCGACGAACAGTGGTGCGAGTATTTCAAGAACGGCTATCTACGGCTGGGCAAGGTGATGAGTGACGAGGAGCTGGAGCAGATGCGCCAGCGCATCGACGACATCATGCTGGGCAAAGCCAACATCGATTACGACCGCCTGCTGATGCAGCTGGACAGCGACACCGGACGTTATGAAGACGCTCCTGAACAGACGCTTGGGTTCAAGGGAGCAACACTCAACTACCGCAAAATCCAGAATCTGGAGTACGACCCCGTGTTCCTGCGCTACATGCAGAAACCCCTTTTCCGCGAGATTTGCGCGACCGTCTACGGGGCGCACGTACCAATCGCCTGCTACCGTGCCATGTTTATGAACAAGCCCGCCCAGAAGGGCACGATACTGCCGTGGCATCAGGATGCCGGTTTGCAGTGGGGGCTGGACCGCGACCCGGTGGTGACTGTCTGGACAGCGCTGGACCCTGCGACGAAGGAGAACGGTTGTGTGCGCGTGGTGCCGGGCACGCATCGGTTGGGGCTGCTCAGCGAGTGGGGACACACCATCACCCCTGAGCAGGAGGCGATGTACTGCCCCGAAGACAAAGTGGTGTATCTGGAAGCGGAGGCGGGCGAAGCCATCCTGCTGCACAACTGGCTGCTGCACGGCTCCGGGGTGAACACCATAGACATCCCCCGACGCGCTTTCAGCGTCTGTTACATGGACGGGCGCACGCGACGCCTCAGCGATGGCTCGACCTTCCCCATCATCTTCGGCAAGGGTGCGCTGGTGCCGGAGCAACTGGAAGCAGGCACACCAGTGTAA
- a CDS encoding sugar-binding protein, translated as MMKNWGSPVLVLTVVVLLTAGCGKKEQTATTPATSEAKKVRIVLVTNGSSPFWDPMEVGMRKAAEELGCEAISRRPTTDSPALQRQIIEEYQAQKVDGIGISVIESDTIGPVIDDLMNSGIKVITFDSDAANSKRIAYIGTNNYEAGKAAGEAAKILLPEGGKVFGFVGNQNAPNARERIAGFKDAVKGTNIVLVDVFDDNKDPAKARANVENVLQAHKDVKMLLGLFSYNGPQIAAAVKEAGVRDRIKILCFDAEPETINHLKRGEIDATVVQKPYEFGYRSVQLLYKIITLGDVDRALKEFEQESGYKVAPGNVIDTGVEIITPKSIEEYLKKLEELGIKSS; from the coding sequence ATGATGAAAAACTGGGGATCACCTGTTCTTGTGTTGACCGTAGTTGTTCTGTTGACGGCAGGCTGCGGCAAGAAGGAACAGACCGCCACAACGCCTGCTACCAGCGAAGCGAAAAAGGTACGCATCGTACTGGTTACTAACGGCAGTTCCCCGTTTTGGGACCCCATGGAGGTGGGGATGCGCAAGGCAGCAGAAGAGCTCGGTTGTGAAGCCATCTCCCGCCGTCCAACCACCGATTCACCAGCGTTGCAACGCCAGATTATCGAGGAGTATCAGGCGCAGAAGGTGGATGGTATCGGCATCTCGGTCATCGAGTCCGATACTATCGGTCCCGTTATCGACGACCTGATGAACAGCGGCATTAAGGTCATCACCTTCGATTCGGACGCGGCGAACTCCAAGCGCATCGCCTACATCGGCACGAACAACTACGAAGCGGGCAAGGCGGCGGGCGAAGCGGCAAAGATACTGTTGCCAGAGGGGGGCAAGGTGTTCGGCTTCGTGGGCAATCAGAATGCCCCCAACGCCCGCGAGCGTATTGCTGGGTTCAAGGATGCAGTGAAGGGTACCAACATTGTTCTGGTCGACGTTTTTGACGACAATAAAGACCCCGCCAAAGCGCGCGCCAATGTGGAGAATGTGCTGCAGGCGCATAAAGACGTGAAGATGCTGCTGGGGCTGTTCTCCTATAACGGTCCGCAGATTGCCGCGGCGGTGAAAGAGGCAGGTGTGCGCGACCGAATCAAGATTCTCTGCTTCGATGCCGAACCCGAAACCATTAACCATCTCAAGCGCGGCGAGATCGACGCCACCGTGGTGCAGAAGCCGTATGAATTCGGCTATCGCTCGGTGCAGCTGCTTTACAAGATTATCACGCTGGGCGATGTGGACAGGGCACTGAAGGAGTTTGAACAAGAATCGGGCTACAAAGTCGCTCCGGGTAACGTCATCGATACAGGCGTGGAGATTATTACCCCGAAGAGCATCGAGGAGTACCTGAAGAAACTAGAGGAGCTGGGGATTAAGTCATCGTGA
- a CDS encoding DUF2892 domain-containing protein, whose protein sequence is MQKNMGVADRVIRLIVAVIFAVLIALGTVKGALAWVLGILALVLLGTSAVGYCGLYKVLGICTLKQEGGSTGEKPATT, encoded by the coding sequence ATGCAGAAGAACATGGGCGTCGCCGACCGGGTCATTCGCCTTATCGTCGCCGTGATATTCGCTGTGCTGATTGCGCTGGGCACGGTGAAGGGCGCGCTGGCTTGGGTGCTGGGCATCCTCGCGCTCGTCCTGCTGGGCACGAGCGCGGTGGGCTATTGCGGGTTGTATAAGGTGCTGGGCATCTGCACGTTGAAGCAGGAAGGTGGCTCTACCGGCGAGAAACCCGCGACGACTTAG
- a CDS encoding type II toxin-antitoxin system VapC family toxin — MRVYADTSIYGGCFDEEFSDASTRFFERVRSGRFLLVTSPLVAQEVALAPREVLDLFTSLLARMQIVPVTSEAENLQQAYVEAGIVLPSAKTDALHVAIATVSGCSMIVSWNFRHIVHFRRMAQYNLVNLSRGYPQIAIFSPAEVIEDENEDL; from the coding sequence ATTCGAGTGTATGCTGACACGTCCATTTACGGCGGCTGTTTTGATGAGGAGTTCTCAGATGCCTCAACGCGCTTCTTTGAACGGGTGCGCTCAGGCAGGTTTCTGTTGGTTACATCGCCGTTAGTCGCCCAAGAGGTGGCTTTAGCGCCAAGGGAGGTTCTCGACCTGTTCACGAGCCTGCTCGCACGGATGCAGATTGTTCCAGTTACCAGCGAAGCGGAGAACCTACAACAGGCATACGTTGAGGCTGGCATCGTTCTCCCCTCTGCCAAGACAGATGCGTTGCACGTGGCTATCGCGACGGTTTCTGGGTGCTCAATGATTGTCAGTTGGAACTTTCGTCATATCGTTCATTTCCGTCGCATGGCGCAGTACAATCTGGTAAACTTGAGTCGGGGATACCCACAGATAGCCATCTTCTCGCCAGCGGAGGTGATTGAAGATGAGAACGAAGACCTTTGA
- a CDS encoding alkaline phosphatase family protein, producing the protein MYRRRLWITGMLLLLSALILAAWQTPGKQVRNVILIGWDGAQREHVRECLQRGELPNLARLASEGKLVAIDILRTTDTKAGWTQILTGYEPEKTGVFSNGRYQPIPKGYTVFERLEQHFGADNIATVAVIGKKGNVDADPPTKIPAAAIEQRARAGRPQAQQRLRQGRIVVENGVRYLVEPGKPFYHAAQNMDVFINGLMRDDLVGAKTLEMLERYKDKRFFFFVHFAEVDHSGHQHGENSKEYNDALISGDRWLGRIVQKLKDLKLYDKTLIYVTADHGFDEGLKSHSDAPYVFLATNDKGIMRRGTRADIAPTILERFGVNLKRIDPPLDGHPLTKPYNPPIW; encoded by the coding sequence ATGTACCGACGGAGATTGTGGATAACGGGGATGCTTTTGCTGCTGTCTGCGCTGATACTCGCAGCATGGCAAACGCCAGGCAAGCAGGTGCGGAACGTCATCCTCATTGGCTGGGATGGGGCGCAGCGCGAGCATGTGCGCGAGTGCCTGCAGCGTGGGGAGCTGCCGAACCTCGCGAGGCTGGCTTCTGAGGGCAAACTGGTGGCTATCGACATCCTGCGCACTACCGATACCAAAGCGGGATGGACGCAGATACTCACCGGCTACGAGCCGGAAAAGACCGGCGTTTTCAGTAACGGGCGATACCAGCCCATTCCGAAGGGATACACCGTTTTCGAGCGGCTGGAACAGCATTTTGGCGCAGACAACATCGCGACGGTAGCGGTCATCGGTAAGAAGGGCAACGTGGATGCCGACCCACCGACAAAGATACCAGCGGCTGCCATCGAACAGCGGGCACGCGCAGGACGTCCCCAGGCGCAACAGCGATTGCGACAGGGGCGGATTGTGGTGGAAAACGGTGTGCGCTATCTGGTGGAGCCCGGCAAGCCCTTCTACCACGCCGCGCAGAACATGGACGTGTTCATCAACGGGCTAATGCGCGACGACCTGGTGGGTGCGAAGACGCTGGAGATGCTGGAACGCTACAAGGACAAGCGCTTCTTCTTCTTTGTGCATTTCGCAGAAGTGGACCACAGCGGGCATCAGCACGGCGAGAACTCCAAAGAGTACAACGATGCGCTCATCTCCGGCGACCGATGGTTGGGCAGAATCGTGCAGAAACTGAAAGATCTGAAGCTGTACGATAAGACGCTCATCTACGTGACCGCCGACCATGGCTTTGACGAGGGGCTCAAGAGCCACAGCGACGCTCCCTACGTCTTCCTCGCGACCAACGACAAAGGCATTATGCGCCGCGGTACCCGCGCCGACATCGCCCCCACCATTCTGGAACGGTTTGGCGTGAACCTGAAGCGCATCGACCCACCTCTGGACGGTCACCCACTGACAAAGCCTTACAATCCGCCGATATGGTAG